A genomic region of Caulobacter sp. NIBR2454 contains the following coding sequences:
- the gspN gene encoding type II secretion system protein N, with amino-acid sequence MNRVPLPAVFAGVFAFGLIALSPLRVAVGLAGGADTGLSVSRISGTIWGGELKDAALRELALGDLKAGLDPLALFTGKTRLRLKGDGPVAVDGGVVLGRKGLQLSHMSASAPLGALGAPSALGGQLTLKDVTVRFRGDQCRRAKGLIQVTPAQGLPPVSGQIACRGNDAVAMLEGQGDGVAMRMDIRLSAKGSYVVRTRLQASNPGLLSLFGQAGFDVGPQDATRTDAGQL; translated from the coding sequence ATGAACCGGGTTCCCCTCCCCGCCGTTTTCGCCGGCGTCTTTGCTTTCGGATTGATTGCTCTGTCGCCGCTGCGGGTAGCCGTGGGACTGGCGGGCGGCGCGGACACGGGACTCTCCGTCAGCCGGATCAGCGGGACCATCTGGGGCGGCGAACTGAAGGACGCCGCGCTGCGGGAACTGGCTCTTGGCGACCTGAAGGCCGGGCTCGATCCGCTGGCTCTGTTCACCGGCAAGACCCGCCTTCGCCTGAAAGGTGACGGCCCCGTGGCGGTGGACGGCGGCGTAGTGCTGGGCCGCAAAGGCTTGCAGCTGTCGCACATGTCGGCCAGCGCGCCCTTGGGAGCCCTTGGAGCGCCGTCGGCGCTCGGCGGCCAACTAACCCTGAAGGACGTCACCGTTCGCTTTCGGGGAGATCAATGCCGCAGGGCTAAGGGCCTGATCCAAGTGACACCGGCACAGGGCCTTCCGCCCGTTTCCGGCCAGATCGCCTGCCGCGGCAACGACGCCGTGGCGATGCTCGAAGGTCAGGGCGACGGGGTGGCCATGCGCATGGATATCCGCCTCTCGGCCAAGGGCTCCTATGTGGTGCGGACTCGGCTGCAGGCCTCCAACCCGGGACTGCTGTCGCTATTTGGCCAGGCCGGTTTCGACGTCGGTCCGCAAGACGCCACGCGCACGGACGCCGGCCAACTGTAG
- the gspM gene encoding type II secretion system protein GspM, giving the protein MSPLDWFKSSTRREQVLLALMAALVAVLILWFAVITPLKAWREGAERRYDEALAVKVAVDRDLARIAVLEKGSAGRPRASGPVEQRARQAAVEAGLDIARADTVDGDLVVWLEGASPTAAFGWLAALHREDIAVRRLTVLKNDTGGLDVEVGLAGRS; this is encoded by the coding sequence ATGAGCCCGCTCGACTGGTTCAAGAGTAGCACCCGCCGGGAGCAAGTCCTGCTGGCCTTGATGGCCGCTCTCGTCGCCGTCCTGATCCTGTGGTTCGCAGTCATCACCCCGCTGAAAGCCTGGCGCGAGGGGGCTGAGCGTCGTTACGACGAAGCCCTGGCGGTCAAGGTGGCCGTGGACCGAGACCTTGCCCGGATCGCTGTACTCGAAAAGGGCTCGGCAGGACGCCCGCGCGCCAGCGGTCCGGTCGAGCAACGCGCCCGACAAGCTGCCGTAGAGGCCGGCCTCGACATCGCTCGCGCTGACACCGTCGACGGCGACCTGGTGGTCTGGCTGGAGGGCGCGAGCCCGACCGCCGCCTTCGGCTGGCTGGCGGCTCTGCATCGTGAGGACATCGCCGTGCGCCGCCTGACCGTGCTCAAGAACGACACCGGGGGCCTGGATGTCGAAGTCGGCCTGGCGGGGCGCTCATGA
- the gspL gene encoding type II secretion system protein GspL has product MSRSTLESKMSIRTLLLFIGRRPEAPPAFILADGGRVLQRGVLQVGHPLPLDGARVVLVVPGEQVTARWLQMPPSREGAARNAARLLMEEQLAAQENLHIAVGPHTDGRRLAVAVSHATLQAWRGEAGLYGLQPDAIVPDALMLPAPQDDELSVATMDSMTLIAGRDLAATCEPDAAEYIIGDRPVRHLDDAQREAAFLYGLGELRVNLLQGEAGAVGAVRLRDWRLAAILGAVLLASPLLLTLAHAVRFEAGAAVLRNDARRQVSAALPGAPAITDPVAQVDERLAQLERDSNGFAPQAAALFAALEDLDGAQLESLIFTPDGSLRTTVSHNNYSDVEQVRLALRRSNLGVREEGSRTEGERLVTDLIVGARQ; this is encoded by the coding sequence ATGAGCCGCTCGACCCTCGAAAGCAAGATGTCGATCCGCACCCTGCTCCTGTTCATCGGACGCCGCCCCGAGGCGCCGCCCGCCTTCATCCTGGCCGACGGCGGCCGCGTCCTTCAGCGCGGCGTCCTGCAAGTCGGCCACCCCCTGCCGCTGGACGGCGCCCGGGTGGTCCTGGTCGTTCCCGGCGAGCAGGTCACGGCCCGCTGGCTGCAGATGCCGCCTTCGCGGGAGGGGGCCGCGCGCAACGCCGCCCGCCTGCTCATGGAAGAGCAACTTGCCGCGCAGGAGAACCTGCATATCGCCGTCGGCCCGCACACGGACGGCCGCAGGCTGGCCGTCGCGGTCAGCCACGCGACGTTGCAGGCCTGGCGCGGGGAAGCGGGGCTCTATGGTCTTCAACCCGACGCGATCGTGCCCGACGCCCTGATGTTGCCCGCACCGCAGGACGATGAGCTGTCGGTTGCGACCATGGACAGCATGACCCTGATCGCCGGCCGTGATCTGGCGGCGACCTGCGAACCGGACGCCGCGGAATACATCATCGGCGACCGACCCGTCCGCCACCTGGATGACGCCCAGCGCGAGGCCGCCTTCCTGTACGGCCTCGGCGAGCTGCGGGTGAACCTGCTACAGGGCGAAGCGGGCGCCGTCGGTGCGGTGCGTCTGCGCGACTGGCGGCTTGCAGCCATCCTGGGCGCGGTGCTGCTGGCCAGCCCCCTTCTTCTCACCCTCGCCCATGCCGTGCGCTTCGAGGCCGGCGCGGCAGTGCTGCGGAACGATGCGCGCCGCCAGGTTTCAGCCGCCCTACCCGGCGCGCCCGCCATCACCGACCCGGTCGCTCAGGTGGACGAACGCCTGGCCCAGCTGGAGCGAGACTCCAACGGCTTCGCCCCCCAGGCGGCGGCCCTGTTCGCCGCGCTGGAAGACCTCGACGGGGCGCAGCTGGAAAGCCTGATCTTCACGCCGGACGGCTCGCTTCGCACGACCGTCAGCCACAACAACTATTCGGACGTGGAGCAGGTGCGCCTCGCCCTGCGGCGCTCCAACCTGGGCGTCCGCGAGGAAGGCTCGCGCACCGAGGGCGAGCGGCTGGTCACCGATCTCATCGTGGGAGCCCGCCAATGA
- the gspI gene encoding type II secretion system minor pseudopilin GspI: MRRAEQGFTLIELLVALAVFSLAALALVNVASENARSAHGLETRVLAGVVADNQAIAFLTSPRPPAVGTTSGIEKQGGLDWRWTRRISRTADAAILRADIIVSARNRTVAEATVFRSAR; this comes from the coding sequence ATGCGGCGCGCTGAACAGGGCTTCACCCTGATCGAGCTGCTGGTCGCCCTGGCGGTGTTCAGCCTCGCGGCCCTGGCCTTGGTCAATGTCGCCAGCGAAAACGCGCGTTCCGCCCACGGTCTGGAGACCCGCGTCCTGGCGGGCGTGGTCGCCGACAACCAGGCGATCGCCTTCCTGACCTCTCCCCGTCCGCCAGCAGTCGGCACGACCAGCGGGATCGAGAAACAGGGCGGCCTGGACTGGCGCTGGACCCGACGCATCAGCCGCACCGCCGACGCCGCCATTCTTCGCGCCGACATCATCGTGTCGGCCCGCAACCGCACTGTCGCCGAAGCCACCGTATTCAGGAGCGCGCGATGA
- a CDS encoding GspH/FimT family pseudopilin, which translates to MRTSATGDAGRADGFTLVELLVVIVIIGLLGSVVVMTAPDLSPRLSTEAERLGARLRLAQEEALVSNRPIRARITAQGYSFERWNAGAWAPLDGRTFRTETWADGTSASEASVLFDPTGGAEPATIQLAREGRRAALTVDAAGEVRLDAAR; encoded by the coding sequence ATGCGGACATCGGCAACTGGTGACGCGGGCCGGGCCGACGGCTTCACCCTGGTCGAGCTGCTGGTCGTGATCGTGATCATCGGCCTGCTGGGCAGCGTCGTGGTCATGACCGCGCCCGATCTGTCGCCGCGCCTGTCCACCGAGGCCGAGCGCCTGGGCGCGCGCCTGCGCCTGGCCCAGGAAGAAGCGCTGGTCAGCAACCGCCCGATCCGCGCCCGCATCACCGCACAGGGCTACAGCTTCGAACGTTGGAACGCAGGCGCGTGGGCGCCGCTGGACGGCCGCACGTTCCGCACCGAGACCTGGGCCGACGGCACCTCCGCCAGCGAGGCCAGTGTATTGTTCGATCCGACGGGCGGCGCCGAGCCCGCCACGATCCAGCTTGCGCGCGAAGGACGCCGCGCGGCCCTGACCGTGGATGCAGCCGGGGAGGTCCGCCTCGATGCGGCGCGCTGA
- the gspG gene encoding type II secretion system major pseudopilin GspG, protein MTKTRKTRPAREQGFTLVELMVVIVIIGLLATVVMVNVLPSQDKAMREKARADVSVLEQAVETYRLDNFAFPTNQQGLAALTAPPADLARPDRYREGGYIRRLPQDPWGAPYQYAFPGEHGRIDIYSFGADGAKGGEGENADIGNW, encoded by the coding sequence ATGACCAAGACCCGCAAGACCCGCCCCGCCCGCGAGCAAGGCTTCACCCTGGTGGAGCTGATGGTCGTCATCGTCATCATCGGCCTTCTGGCCACGGTGGTGATGGTCAACGTCCTGCCCAGTCAGGACAAGGCCATGCGCGAGAAAGCCCGCGCCGACGTTTCGGTGCTGGAGCAGGCGGTGGAGACCTATCGCCTCGACAACTTCGCCTTCCCCACCAACCAGCAGGGGCTGGCCGCCCTCACGGCCCCGCCGGCCGACCTGGCGCGGCCCGACCGCTATCGCGAAGGCGGCTATATCCGCCGACTGCCGCAGGACCCCTGGGGCGCGCCCTATCAGTACGCCTTCCCCGGCGAACACGGGCGGATCGACATCTATTCCTTCGGCGCGGACGGCGCGAAGGGCGGCGAGGGCGAGAATGCGGACATCGGCAACTGGTGA
- the gspF gene encoding type II secretion system inner membrane protein GspF, which translates to MAAFDYIAMDGRGRTRNGSVSAPDEADARRDLEARGLTPLKLTPSSGRQAAPASLFSPRLSGRDLSLITRQLATVTAVAPLEEALRTIALQAEKPIVRRTLLAVHAGVMEGQSLSEAMTRQGKGFPPLYRAMIAAGESSGALPSILDRLADLLERDQQARAKVVTAMVYPAMLALVAMVVVIALMTFVVPKVVDQFDSMGQSLPLLTRMVIAVSDLMRHWGLAILAILAVGGLVFTKALERPGFRLSVDRTILATPLIGRLIRDLHASQLARTLSTMVASGLPVLEGLTITAATVQNRVLRAATQDMATQIREGGSLSAAMKRVGVFPPILVYMTASGEGSGRLETMLSRASEYLEREFNTFTAMALSLLEPAIIVIMGALVALIVLSILLPILQINTLAAG; encoded by the coding sequence ATGGCCGCCTTTGACTACATCGCCATGGACGGGCGCGGGCGGACGCGAAACGGATCGGTTTCCGCGCCGGACGAGGCCGACGCCCGGCGCGACCTTGAGGCGCGCGGCCTCACGCCCCTGAAACTGACACCGTCGTCAGGACGCCAGGCCGCGCCGGCCAGCCTGTTTTCGCCACGGCTCAGCGGACGTGATCTTTCGCTGATCACCCGCCAGCTCGCCACGGTCACCGCCGTCGCCCCGCTGGAGGAAGCCCTGCGGACCATCGCCCTGCAGGCCGAAAAGCCGATCGTGCGCCGCACCCTTCTGGCGGTCCACGCGGGGGTGATGGAGGGCCAGTCGCTCTCCGAGGCCATGACCCGACAGGGCAAGGGGTTCCCGCCGCTTTACCGGGCCATGATCGCCGCTGGCGAAAGCTCCGGCGCCCTGCCATCGATCCTCGACCGCCTCGCCGATCTTCTGGAACGCGATCAGCAGGCCCGCGCCAAGGTGGTCACGGCCATGGTCTATCCCGCCATGCTGGCACTGGTGGCCATGGTCGTGGTGATCGCGCTGATGACCTTCGTGGTGCCCAAGGTCGTGGATCAGTTTGACTCCATGGGCCAGAGCCTGCCGCTGCTGACGCGCATGGTGATCGCCGTCTCCGACCTGATGCGTCACTGGGGGCTGGCGATCCTGGCGATCCTGGCCGTCGGCGGCCTGGTCTTCACCAAGGCGCTGGAGCGCCCTGGATTTCGGCTTTCGGTCGATCGGACCATCCTGGCCACGCCCCTGATCGGCCGATTGATCCGCGATCTTCACGCCTCGCAGTTGGCGCGGACCCTATCGACCATGGTGGCCAGCGGCCTGCCTGTGCTGGAGGGGCTGACGATCACCGCCGCCACCGTGCAGAACCGCGTCCTGCGCGCGGCGACCCAGGACATGGCGACCCAGATCCGCGAGGGCGGCAGCTTGTCCGCCGCCATGAAGCGGGTCGGCGTCTTCCCGCCGATCCTGGTCTACATGACCGCCAGCGGCGAAGGCAGCGGCCGCCTGGAGACCATGCTTTCGCGCGCCAGCGAGTACCTGGAGCGCGAGTTCAACACCTTCACCGCCATGGCGCTGAGCCTTCTGGAGCCGGCGATCATCGTGATCATGGGCGCGCTGGTCGCCCTGATCGTGCTGTCGATCCTGCTTCCCATCCTGCAGATCAACACCCTCGCCGCCGGCTAG
- the gspE gene encoding type II secretion system ATPase GspE gives MIDESAPSPALAYRFARQHGVVLLGLDEHAHVGLREGADPMALAEARRALGRPLKITRLAQDEFDRQLSHTYAAGELGGSTGDFDLPGGLEGLAGDLPAAADLLDTHNDAPVIRLINGVIAEAARLGASDIHLEPYEAALLVRFRIDGVLREMLNLSPRLSPLLVSRVKVMARLDIAERRVPQDGRISLTMGGRSLDVRVSTLPARAGERVVMRLLDKDQAGLELEQLGMSPEALGMLREALQEPNGIILVTGPTGSGKTTTLYAGLRLLNDATRNILTIEDPVEYAVPGLGQTQVNTKVGMTFAAGLRAILRQDPDVVMVGEIRDPETAQIAVQASLTGHLVLSTVHTNDAVGAVTRLRDMGIEPFLLGSTLRLIMAQRLVRRLCPHCREAHPADEAEAELAGVKVGHRLYRAVGCPQCNGAGYSGRIGVYEVAKINDRIRRMIGEGADETALAEVAFKKRATLRSAMRTYVAEGLTTVEEAIRVTRQDSA, from the coding sequence ATGATCGACGAATCCGCCCCCTCGCCCGCCCTGGCCTACCGGTTCGCCCGCCAGCACGGCGTGGTTCTGCTGGGCCTGGATGAGCACGCCCATGTGGGCCTGCGGGAGGGCGCCGATCCCATGGCGCTGGCCGAGGCCCGCCGCGCCCTGGGCCGGCCGTTGAAGATTACGCGCCTGGCTCAGGACGAGTTCGACCGGCAACTGTCGCACACCTACGCGGCTGGCGAACTGGGCGGCTCGACAGGCGATTTCGACCTTCCCGGCGGGCTGGAAGGCCTGGCCGGCGACCTGCCCGCCGCCGCCGACCTGCTGGACACCCACAACGACGCGCCGGTGATCCGCCTGATCAACGGGGTAATCGCCGAGGCCGCGCGCCTGGGCGCCTCGGACATCCATCTGGAGCCTTACGAGGCGGCTCTGCTGGTGCGTTTCCGCATCGACGGCGTGCTGCGCGAGATGCTCAATCTGTCGCCGCGGCTTTCACCCTTGCTGGTGTCGCGAGTGAAGGTCATGGCCCGCCTGGACATCGCCGAGCGTCGCGTGCCGCAGGATGGGCGCATCTCGCTGACCATGGGCGGTCGTTCGCTGGACGTGCGCGTCTCCACCCTGCCCGCCCGCGCCGGCGAGCGGGTGGTCATGCGCCTGCTCGACAAGGATCAGGCCGGGCTCGAGCTGGAACAGCTGGGCATGTCGCCCGAGGCTCTGGGCATGCTGCGCGAGGCGCTGCAGGAGCCGAACGGCATCATCCTGGTCACCGGGCCGACCGGCTCGGGCAAGACGACGACGCTGTACGCCGGTCTTCGCCTGTTGAACGACGCCACCCGCAACATCCTGACCATCGAGGACCCGGTCGAGTACGCCGTGCCGGGCCTCGGCCAGACCCAGGTCAACACCAAGGTCGGCATGACCTTCGCTGCGGGTCTGCGGGCCATCCTGCGCCAGGACCCGGACGTGGTCATGGTCGGTGAAATCCGCGACCCGGAGACGGCGCAGATCGCGGTCCAGGCCAGCCTGACCGGCCACCTCGTGCTGTCCACGGTCCACACCAATGATGCGGTCGGCGCGGTGACGCGTCTGCGCGATATGGGTATCGAGCCGTTCCTGCTGGGCTCCACCCTGCGCCTGATCATGGCCCAGCGCTTGGTCCGCCGCCTGTGTCCCCATTGCCGTGAAGCCCATCCCGCCGATGAGGCAGAGGCCGAGCTGGCGGGCGTTAAGGTGGGCCACCGCCTCTATCGCGCGGTCGGCTGCCCGCAATGCAACGGCGCAGGGTACTCGGGCCGGATCGGCGTCTATGAAGTGGCCAAAATCAACGACCGCATCCGGCGGATGATCGGCGAAGGCGCCGATGAGACCGCCCTCGCAGAAGTCGCCTTCAAGAAGCGGGCTACCCTGCGCAGCGCCATGAGGACCTATGTCGCCGAGGGCCTGACCACCGTCGAGGAAGCGATCCGCGTCACCCGGCAGGATTCGGCCTGA
- the gspD gene encoding type II secretion system secretin GspD produces the protein MKRLLISAAVGVMAFGPLATGPALAQSQVLNLQDADIRVFIQDVARATGRTFIIDPRVSGKVSIASQEPLSKTELFEVLLSTLRANGLVAIPAGGGAYRIAPEQGAATQPSSLGSSGQGFTTHVFRLRNIDADAAAETLKPLIGAQGVVTAGRRSNTLVVADYADNLGRIRALIGQIDQDRSVIETITLRSMSAREMAGVVNDLLKAPGEESNARNALMSVLVVESSNSLVLRGDADIITRLRPVITDLDRRAQSNGDVRVVRLQHASAEQLVPMLQQLVGQASTSTTTTSTTSGTSTGPAPSQETAQAATVRPTAVNGARPANIARFAGANALVISADAQTQQMLAEVIRQLDVRREQVLVEAVVVEVSDETAKRLGVQFALAGTNGSAIPFVGNNFTNGAPSLLGLAGAAAANNVLPEDSTALTTLRAAALDALANTTGMITGGAGRIGDDALFGFIVNAVKSDTKSNLLSTPSIMTLDNQEASILVGQEVPVTTGEVLGDSNTNPFRTVQRQNVGIELKVRPQINAGGAVTLFLRQEVSSVAGPVAAGSDELVFNKREIETTVLADDGDIIVLGGLLDQNERVSVDRTPILGDVPGLGALFRSKAREGGKTNLMVFIRPRIIKTAADARAATAARYGYVRDQQGVRKGEVETDLDAMVREYMQIAPPAAAQPVQPAS, from the coding sequence GTGAAAAGACTCCTCATCAGCGCCGCCGTCGGCGTCATGGCGTTCGGTCCGCTCGCGACCGGCCCCGCCCTCGCCCAATCGCAGGTCCTCAATCTTCAGGACGCCGACATTCGCGTCTTTATCCAGGACGTCGCTCGGGCCACGGGCCGCACGTTCATCATCGACCCTCGCGTCAGCGGCAAGGTGAGTATCGCCAGCCAGGAACCACTATCGAAGACGGAGCTGTTCGAAGTCCTGCTCTCGACCCTGCGCGCCAACGGGCTAGTAGCGATCCCCGCCGGCGGCGGGGCCTATCGCATCGCGCCGGAACAGGGAGCTGCGACCCAGCCGTCGAGCCTGGGTTCAAGCGGCCAGGGCTTCACAACCCACGTCTTCCGCCTTCGCAACATCGACGCCGACGCGGCCGCCGAGACTCTCAAGCCTTTGATCGGCGCCCAGGGCGTGGTGACCGCCGGTCGTCGCAGCAACACCCTGGTGGTCGCGGACTATGCCGATAATCTGGGCCGCATCCGCGCCCTGATCGGCCAGATCGATCAGGACCGCAGCGTCATCGAAACCATCACTCTGCGCAGCATGTCGGCGCGCGAAATGGCGGGTGTCGTCAACGACCTGCTCAAGGCGCCGGGCGAGGAAAGCAACGCCCGCAACGCGCTGATGTCGGTCCTGGTGGTCGAGAGCAGCAACAGCCTGGTGCTGCGCGGCGACGCGGACATCATAACCCGCCTGCGCCCTGTGATCACCGACCTCGACCGTCGCGCCCAGTCCAACGGCGACGTCCGGGTGGTCCGCCTCCAGCACGCGAGCGCCGAGCAGTTAGTTCCCATGCTGCAGCAGCTGGTGGGTCAGGCTTCGACCTCAACGACCACAACCAGCACGACCTCGGGGACCTCCACCGGTCCTGCCCCTAGCCAGGAAACGGCGCAGGCCGCGACCGTGCGGCCCACCGCCGTGAACGGCGCACGCCCCGCCAACATCGCCCGCTTCGCTGGCGCCAACGCCCTGGTCATCTCCGCCGACGCCCAGACCCAGCAGATGCTGGCCGAAGTGATCCGCCAGTTGGACGTGCGCCGTGAACAGGTGCTGGTCGAGGCCGTGGTGGTCGAAGTGTCCGACGAAACCGCCAAGCGCCTTGGCGTACAGTTCGCCCTGGCCGGCACCAACGGTTCCGCCATTCCGTTCGTGGGCAACAACTTCACCAACGGCGCGCCCAGCCTGTTGGGGCTGGCCGGCGCGGCGGCGGCGAACAACGTGTTGCCGGAGGACTCAACAGCTCTCACCACCCTGCGCGCCGCCGCGTTGGACGCCCTGGCCAATACGACCGGCATGATCACGGGCGGCGCGGGGCGGATCGGCGACGACGCGCTGTTCGGTTTCATCGTCAACGCGGTGAAGAGCGACACCAAGTCGAACCTGCTGTCGACGCCGTCGATCATGACGCTGGACAATCAGGAAGCCTCGATCCTGGTCGGCCAGGAAGTTCCAGTGACCACGGGCGAGGTGCTGGGCGATTCCAACACCAACCCCTTCCGCACCGTGCAGCGCCAGAATGTCGGCATCGAGCTGAAGGTCCGTCCGCAGATCAACGCCGGCGGGGCCGTCACCCTGTTCCTGCGCCAGGAAGTCTCCAGCGTCGCGGGGCCCGTGGCCGCCGGGTCGGACGAACTGGTGTTCAACAAGCGCGAGATCGAGACCACCGTACTCGCGGACGACGGCGACATCATCGTCCTGGGCGGCCTGCTGGATCAGAACGAGCGCGTCTCGGTCGACCGGACTCCGATCCTGGGCGATGTGCCGGGCCTGGGCGCGCTGTTTCGGTCCAAGGCGCGCGAGGGCGGCAAGACCAACCTGATGGTCTTCATCCGTCCCCGCATCATAAAGACGGCCGCCGACGCCCGCGCCGCCACCGCCGCGCGCTATGGCTACGTCCGCGATCAGCAAGGCGTGCGCAAGGGCGAGGTCGAGACCGATCTCGACGCGATGGTTCGCGAGTACATGCAGATCGCGCCGCCCGCCGCGGCGCAACCTGTCCAGCCGGCGTCATGA
- a CDS encoding type II secretion system protein N — MFERRADPAALRRTAEIVLVAAVAIQAARLAWALATPLGPIGDAPSPSSLANAPRDLTVLARFDPFFRAGAPTLSLDAPASPSGGYQLFGVRTDGAGRGSAILAGSDGIQASYAVGDTLPGGARLTRIAPDHVILADGASRLRIGFPAPTGAGVVAPTQPPPPPADAPIASILQPHVRDGGIVGFAVPASGAGAAFSGAGLQPGDVVLSINGQELTSGGRVAEAGQSLMSGGEAEIRFERGGKTFTTRARPQ, encoded by the coding sequence TTGTTCGAGCGTCGCGCCGATCCGGCCGCGTTGCGTCGAACCGCCGAGATCGTGCTTGTCGCCGCCGTGGCTATCCAGGCCGCTCGACTGGCGTGGGCGCTGGCCACGCCGCTGGGTCCGATCGGTGATGCGCCGTCTCCCTCGTCTCTAGCGAACGCGCCGCGCGACCTCACGGTTCTGGCGCGCTTTGATCCCTTCTTCCGCGCGGGTGCGCCGACACTGAGCCTCGATGCGCCGGCCTCCCCTTCGGGCGGCTACCAGCTGTTCGGGGTGCGCACCGATGGCGCGGGCCGCGGCTCGGCGATCCTGGCCGGGTCGGACGGAATCCAGGCTTCCTATGCCGTTGGGGATACTCTGCCCGGCGGTGCGCGGCTGACCCGTATCGCCCCCGACCATGTCATTCTCGCCGACGGCGCATCGCGCCTGCGGATCGGCTTCCCCGCGCCGACAGGCGCCGGCGTCGTCGCGCCGACGCAACCGCCGCCTCCCCCGGCGGATGCGCCGATCGCCTCCATTCTACAACCGCACGTGCGTGACGGCGGCATCGTCGGTTTCGCCGTCCCCGCCTCCGGCGCCGGCGCGGCGTTCTCCGGAGCCGGCCTGCAGCCGGGCGATGTGGTGCTGTCGATCAATGGCCAGGAACTCACTTCCGGCGGCCGCGTAGCCGAGGCCGGTCAATCCCTGATGTCCGGCGGCGAAGCCGAGATTCGCTTCGAGCGAGGCGGCAAGACCTTCACCACCCGGGCGCGTCCCCAGTGA